In Myxocyprinus asiaticus isolate MX2 ecotype Aquarium Trade chromosome 3, UBuf_Myxa_2, whole genome shotgun sequence, the following proteins share a genomic window:
- the rom1a gene encoding rod outer segment membrane protein 1a: MVVGKMKLTFQKRVKLAQGLWLLSWMATLGGAVTFTLGCFLKTELRRRGEVMDNTDIHCVPNTLMIVGLASMVINYFAGRICQDALDAGRFPRWKTFLKPYFGCSVFFTTLMLISVILSYVMKGSLETSLKIGLKNGIRFYKDTDTPGRCFQKQTMDHLQMEFQCCGNNDYKDWFEVQWISNRYLDFSTKEVKDRIKSNVDGRYLVDGVPFSCCNPSSPRPCIQYKITNDTAHYNYEHKTEELNIFTHGCREALVNYYMGLMNTIGAVVLSVFLIQCSVLASVRLLQTSMEAIAGQENVEIETEGYLLEKGVKETFMEYVDPVLKLLLLNQVSPPEGKAEAGAAGTTTTTS; this comes from the exons ATGGTTGTGGGTAAGATGAAGTTAACTTTTCAGAAAAGGGTCAAGTTGGCCCAGGGTTTATGGCTGCTCTCATGGATGGCAACTCTGGGTGGAGCGGTTACCTTCACTTTAGGATGCTTCCTAAAGACTGAACTTCGAAGGAGGGGAGAG GTAATGGATAACACAGACATCCACTGTGTGCCCAACACCTTGATGATTGTGGGTCTGGCTTCGATGGTCATCAATTACTTTGCTGGTCGAATTTGCCAGGACGCCCTAGATGCTGGGCGTTTCCCACGATGGAAGACCTTCTTAAAGCCCTATTTTGGATGCTCAGTATTCTTCACCACCCTCATGCTGATCTCAGTCATCTTGAGTTACGTCATGAAAGGCAGTCTGGAGACCTCCTTGAAGATTGGGCTAAAAAATGGCATCCGCTTCTACAAGGACACTGACACCCCTGGCCGTTGCTTCCAGAAGCAGACCATGGACCACCTTCAGATGGAGTTCCAGTGCTGTGGTAACAATGACTACAAAGATTGGTTTGAGGTGCAGTGGATCAGCAACCGTTACCTGGATTTCAGCACTAAGGAAGTTAAGGA TCGCATTAAAAGCAATGTGGATGGCCGTTACCTGGTTGACGGTGTGCCCTTCAGTTGCTGCAACCCTAGTTCCCCCAGACCCTGTATCCAATACAAAATCACCAACGACACTGCCCACTACAACTATGAGCACAAGACCGAAGAACTCAACATCTTCACTCACGGTTGCAGAGAAGCCCTGGTCAACTATTACATGGGGCTGATGAACACCATAGGAGCTGTAGTACTGTCCGTCTTTCTGATTCAG TGCTCAGTGCTCGCCAGTGTGCGCCTCCTCCAGACTTCTATGGAGGCCATTGCGGGACAGGAGAACGTAGAGATTGAAACAGAAGGCTATTTGCTGGAGAAGGGTGTAAAGGAGACCTTCATGGAGTATGTGGATCCTGTGCTGAAACTGCTGTTACTGAACCAGGTATCTCCTCCTGAAGGCAAAGCTGAAGCTGGGGCCGCTGGGACAACAACTACCACCAGCTAA
- the LOC127421049 gene encoding ribosomal protein S6 kinase alpha-4-like produces MSGDSSGSGEDSDRETHRKVCTVKHEITNANLTGHTEKVGMENFELLKVLGTGAYGKVFLVRKISGHDKGKLYAMKVLKKAAIVQKAKTAEHTRTERQVLEHIRQSPFLVTLHYAFQTQTKLHLILDYVSGGEMFTHLYQRDHFSEDEVRIYVGEIILALEHLHKLGIVYRDIKLENILLDSDGHVVLTDFGLSKEFLEEEKERTYSFCGTIEYMAPEIIRGKAGHGKTVDWWSLGILMFELLTGASPFTLEGERNSQSEVSKRILRCEPPFPSIIGPLAQDLLRKLLVKDPHKRLGSGPRGAEDIKSHPFFKGLNWSDLAEKKVASPFRPELRNELDVGNFAEEFTGMEPVYSPASTPPSTDRLFQGYSFVAPSILFNKNVVMGDVLDAHANVDRPGSATVHRSAMLKESQFFLHYELCLLGAPLGEGSFSVCRKCRHRQSGQEYAVKIVSRRMEAMTQKEVAALRQCESHPNIVTLHEVYTDQYHTYLVMELLRGGELLERIRKKKMFAEWEASQLMKSLVSAVSYMHEAGVVHRDLKPENVLFADESDDSVLKVIDFGFARLFPAGSGSAPLQTPCFTLQYAAPELFHSSGYDQACDLWSLGVILYTMLSGQVPFQSDKKGMTSSHAADIMHKIKEGDFSLEGEGWRGVSEEAKDLVRGLLTVNPERRLKLSALKENAWLQGGGVMSSTPLCTPDVLESCGPTVRTYVNATYKAFNRGKREGFFLKSVDNAPLAKRRKLKMTSTGVETRRSSSSSSSSSSSSSASHSKMQNCQSMAPHEEPKL; encoded by the exons ATGTCAGGGGACAGTAGTGGTAGTGGTGAGGACTCGGACCGGGAAACCCACCGTAAAGTGTGCACTGTTAAACATGAGATCACTAATG CAAACCTCACAGGACACACTGAGAAAGTTGGCATGGAGAACTTTGAACTTCTCAAAGTGCTTGGCACTGGAG CTTACGGGAAAGTTTTCCTGGTCCGGAAAATCAGTGGTCATGATAAAGGCAAACTGTATGCCATGAAg GTTCTGAAGAAAGCAGCCATAGTTCAGAAAGCAAAGACGGCCGAACACACTCGGACAGAGCGGCAGGTACTGGAACACATCCGCCAGTCACCCTTTCTCGTCACCCTCCATTATGCCTTCCAGACCCAAACCAAACTGCACCTTATACTGG ACTATGTGAGTGGAGGAGAGATGTTCACTCACCTGTACCAGAGAGATCATTTCTCAGAAGATGAGGTGAGGATCTACGTGGGAGAGATCATACTGGCCCTGGAGCACCTGCACAAG CTAGGCATTGTGTACCGGGACATTAAACTGGAGAATATCTTATTGGACAGTGATGGTCATGTGGTCCTGACAGACTTTGGGCTGAGTAAGGAGTTTCTGGAGGAAGAG AAGGAGAGAACATACTCATTCTGTGGCACTATAGAGTACATGGCACCAGAGATTATCAGAGGGAAAGCTGGCCATGGCAAG ACGGTGGATTGGTGGAGTTTGGGGATTCTGATGTTTGAGCTGTTGACGGGAGCGTCTCCGTTTACTTTAGAGGGAGAGAGGAATTCCCAGAGCGAAGTGTCCAA acGTATCCTGCGCTGTGAGCCTCCATTCCCCTCTATAATTGGACCTTTGGCGCAGGACCTCTTGAGAAAATTACTGGTGAAGGACCCTCATAAGAGACTGGGGTCTGGCCCTCGAGGGGCAGAGGACATCAAGAGTCATCCATTCTTCAAG GGTTTAAACTGGTCTGATTTGGCTGAGAAAAAAGTTGCGAGTCCATTCCGTCCAGAACTCCGAAATGAATTGGATGTGGGAAACTTTGCAGAAGAGTTTACAGGGATGGAGCCAGTCTATTCCCCTGCCAGCACACCACCTAGTACAGACCGTCTATTTCAg GGCTACTCTTTCGTGGCTCCTTCTATCTTGTTCAACAAGAACGTGGTAATGGGGGATGTCCTGGATGCTCACGCGAATGTTGACAGGCCCGGTTCTGCTACAGTCCATCGTAGTGCTATGCTAAAG GAGTCTCAGTTTTTCCTGCACTATGAGCTGTGCCTGCTGGGGGCACCACTTGGTGAGGGCAGTTTCTCTGTCTGTAGGAAGTGCAGACACAGGCAGAGTGGGCAGGAATATGCTGTAAAAATTGTCAGCCGAAG GATGGAGGCCATGACTCAGAAAGAGGTGGCAGCATTAAGACAGTGTGAATCTCACCCGAACATTGTCACACTCCATGAGGTCTATACTGATCAG TATCACACATATCTGGTCATGGAGCTGTTGCGTGGCGGTGAGCTGTTGGAGCGGATCAGGAAGAAGAAGATGTTTGCTGAATGGGAGGCCAGTCAGCTAATGAAGAGTCTGGTGTCTGCGGTCAGCTACATGCATGAGGCTGGAGTAGTACACCGAGACCTCAAACCAGAG AATGTGCTGTTTGCCGATGAATCAGATGACTCAGTGTTGAAGGTGATTGATTTTGGTTTTGCGCGGTTGTTTCCAGCGGGTAGCGGCAGTGCTCCTCTGCAGACTCCCTGTTTCACCCTGCAGTACGCTGCGCCCGAGCTCTTCCACAGCTCTGGATACGACCAGGCGTGTGACCTTTGGAGCCTGGGGGTCATCTtg TACACCATGCTCTCTGGACAAGTTCCATTCCAGAGTGATAAAAAAGGAATGACATCATCACACGCTGCTGACATCATGCATAAAATCAAAGAGGGAGACTTCTCATTGGAAGGAGAAGGCTGGAGGGGTGTGTCTGAAGAGGCCAAAGATCTAGTGAGAG gCTTGTTAACTGTAAACCCTGAGCGAAGGCTGAAGCTCTCTGCTCTGAAAGAGAATGCCTGGCTTCAAGGAGGGGGTGTCATGTCCTCCACGCCCCTCTGCACACCTGATGTTCTGGAGTCCTGTGGCCCGACCGTCCGAACCTATGTCAATGCCACCTACAAG